The Vigna radiata var. radiata cultivar VC1973A chromosome 6, Vradiata_ver6, whole genome shotgun sequence DNA segment aaattttgacttaactttttcaatatttatattttaagttattaagCATTAATATTAATCTGTTAATCAAAGGTGTTTTTTTACATCTTTTTCTTAAAGTTTAACTAGATTTCAAAAATTCAAGTAGATATTAAAAAAGTGActttaaatattgataatatagACTAGAGGATATTCTTAGCCTccttataaattaaaactccTATCAGagaaaaaatatcaacacctattTCCGTTCTCGTTTCAAAAGTTGAGAGACAGGGAAagagtgtgtgagagagagaatgGACGCCATTGATTCCGTCTTCGATCCACTCAGAGAATTCGCAAAGGACAGCGTGAGACTCGTCAAGCGTTGCCACAAACCCGATCGCAAAGGttaaaccctaatcccaattATGTTTCTTCCATTACAATCCGATTCGAATATCTGTGCAGTGGAtcctgattttttttcatgcattttgtattttagaattCTCCAAGGTTGCCGTGCGTACCGCAATTGGTTTCGTGGTGATGGGGTTTGTGGGGTTTTTCGTTAAGCTCATTTTCATTCCAATCAACAACATTATCGTCGGATCTGGTTAGGTAAATTATACTACTTCattcaaaaatgttttttttaattgttttttatatgcTTCTTTCCGGCTATTTGGATCTCTCGATTTTTTTGCgtgtagattttaaaataatcatttgaaGGGCTTGTTTGATTGGCTAGTCAATTGGGAAGAAATATTGCTTCTGTTGTTAGCATTATTTTCTGGTGATTGCGAGTAACGGTAACGATTTGATATGATGGTTTGAAGCGAATATGGCTTCGATTCGATTGGATATCTAAGGATGAGTGAACAGTGGAAATTTTATAATAGCTCAGACAGTATTCGTTCTATTGATTGATTGATAAGTGTAAGTGATGAAGtaaattatgtgttttaaagtaaaattgaagttaaataaataatttagtctTGAATGGGTATGGATGAGTTCTTGTTCGATTGAGGTTCTTTTTATGCATATGATGATGTGAATGGGTTTACGATGACGGCGACAAAGTTATAGTCTCGAACCTTGTGCATACTACTCAAACTGTCCACCTAACCCACCACCACTCCATCCACTAAGCCGACCTTATTGGGTTTTGTTTGTATTCACATTGTACAAATTGAGATCAAACTCTGTTTGTCTTCTGTTTTTGCCCTGCTCATATAAGATTATGCTTGTTGTCTTTTATCTGTGCTTCTTGATGAAAGTTCAATATGAATTAATGTTTCATGGAGTTTTGAGGTTGAACTGGTTGAATGACAAGTCAAACACATTTTAATGAACTTTATGATCTCTCTATTGGTTTTTAGGGTGAATAACTACTAGTTTTTGCCTTATCATAATGCTTGGCATTTGTTACTTGGCAGGTGACCTTATCATCTTTGACTCTGTTACGTTCTATGTTTCTCTTGCTTACTTTGAATGGTATTGCTTTTGATGTAAATTGTAGAATTTGTTTGAAGCGCCAGAAATAATTTTTTGCATTGTAATACGGCTTTCAAAAGATAAATTCCACTGCCGTtagttttaaatgaatataCATGACAATAAGGTGCTACGTTTTCATATTCAAACATCTTAGTAGGGATTACTTCGTGGGTACATGTATAAGATTATGCATATATATCCCCTTGGCAGCAATTTGAGAgta contains these protein-coding regions:
- the LOC106764127 gene encoding protein transport protein Sec61 subunit gamma; its protein translation is MDAIDSVFDPLREFAKDSVRLVKRCHKPDRKEFSKVAVRTAIGFVVMGFVGFFVKLIFIPINNIIVGSG